The Salvia miltiorrhiza cultivar Shanhuang (shh) chromosome 1, IMPLAD_Smil_shh, whole genome shotgun sequence genome has a window encoding:
- the LOC131025035 gene encoding 14 kDa proline-rich protein DC2.15-like yields the protein MASRAAIFLVLNILFFTLVSSNNVPCPPSTSTPTPKPSSPAHHGHGHKPSKGKCPKDTLKLGVCANLLNDLVHLVVGTPPKSPCCTLIGGLADLEAAVCLCTAIKANVLGINLNVPISLSLLLNYCGKKVPSGFQCA from the coding sequence ATGGCTTCAAGAGCTGCCATTTTTCTTGTGTTGAACATTCTCTTCTTCACATTAGTGAGCTCGAACAATGTCCCATGCCCTCCCTCGACTTCAACCCCTACCCCAAAACCTTCGTCACCGGCCCACCACGGCCACGGCCACAAGCCGTCGAAAGGGAAGTGCCCCAAAGACACCCTAAAACTGGGAGTGTGCGCCAACTTGCTGAATGACTTGGTGCACCTTGTGGTGGGAACCCCTCCCAAGAGCCCATGCTGCACCCTAATTGGGGGCTTGGCCGATCTCGAGGCGGCCGTGTGCCTCTGCACCGCCATCAAGGCCAATGTGCTGGGCATCAACCTCAACGTGCCCATCTCCCTCAGCTTGCTCTTGAACTACTGCGGCAAGAAGGTTCCCTCTGGCTTCCAATGCGCCTAA